From Hydra vulgaris chromosome 15, alternate assembly HydraT2T_AEP, one genomic window encodes:
- the LOC136092155 gene encoding uncharacterized protein LOC136092155 produces the protein MSIKKLSESQLAEYLLSKGVSIDATEKLKSEEIDGLAFLELNALLLHAMGIKMGQAIKIQAIIEEKKKNDITSTSFSLSETLNSSLDESALSPTLSSTIQSSPGVLNESSKVKLKVSTIDVQVALRLDNIDFNIRSLLDEHQTGKLVLAEYDSTGALVKRRQDMIHIVVNSMVHRVGNMYPSTKTKSNLAKAIITAFPNLHSGGKLGYENYYSPFTEYVVGNKKRKVTPHGHIEERLKTMRKHVGVHVQARRKRVIVLAEEFHSSAPFSKEELSMIGELRFDDLGYERKLDYMEKTSCSRRKWIVNCRPTFEDLLKTFPPLKDLAIHFQKDFCCNFPESNDFLAHWEQITPHVISWARQKTNLMVKQILAELDMQDNPSIGIEMDFAFLLLPFIIKVPSKNKSCASAAEVAEHFIQFYPVSTPMEVVIQSRTHKHLLVIALGTHCSVEQLFIVTECRGVPINRCISYAVDILIKLYFLMNMEYAEQCSHILYFLQHTVLGYQDEMHLSRGASDLSLYLRQKLNQF, from the exons atgagcaTAAAAAAGTTGTCAGAGTCACAGTTGGcagaatatttattatcaaaaggAGTATCTATAGACGCTACAGAAAAGCTTAAAA gtGAAGAAATTGATGGGTTAGCTTTTTTGGAGTTAAACGCATTATTGCTGCATGCAATGGGCATCAAAATGGGCCAGGCCATTAAAATTCAAGCCATAATTGAGGAAAAAAAG aaaaatgaTATAACATCTACATCTTTCAGTTTAAGTGAAACTTTAAACAGCTCCCTTGATGAGTCGGCTTTGTCACCAACATTATCATCGACAATTCAATCTTCACCTGGTGTTTTAAATGAGTCaagtaaagttaaattaaaggtTTCTACTATTGATGTACAGGTTGCTTTAAGATTGGATAACATTGACTTT aACATACGTAGTTTGCTTGATGAACATCAAACAGGTAAGCTTGTTTTGGCAGAATATGATTCTACAGGTGCACTTGTTAAAAGGCGTCAAGATATGATCCACATTGTTGTTAACTCAATGGTCCATAGAGTTGGAAATAT gtATCCTTCCACAAAAACCAAATCTAATCTTGCAAAAGCTATTATCACTGCCTTTCCAAACCTACATTCTGGTGGAAAACTTGGATAT gaAAACTATTATAGCCCATTTACAGAGTATGTAGTGGGTAATAAGAAAAGGAAGGTCACTCCTCATGGCCACATAGAAGAGAGATTGAAAACTATGCGAAAACATGTTGGTGTTCATGTACAAGCTCGTCGAAAGAGAGTTATTGTTTTAGCAGAAGAGTTCCACTCGTCCg cGCCTTTCTCAAAAGAAGAACTAAGTATGATAGGAGAGTTGAGATTTGATGACTTAGGCTATGAAAGAAAGTTGGACTATATGGAAAAAACTTCATGCTCTCGACGAAAATGGATTGTGAATTGTAGGCCAACATTTGAAgatttacttaaaacatttcCGCCACTAAAAGATCTAGCCATACAC TTTCAGAAGGATTTCTGTTGCAATTTTCCAGAGTCAAATGATTTTTTGGCTCATTGGGAGCAAATAACGCCACATGTTATCTCTTGGGCAAggcaaaaaacaaatttgatggTGAAGCAGATTCTTGCTGAGCTTGATATGCAAGACAACCCTTCTATAG gaaTTGAAATggattttgcatttttattactcCCCTTTATAATTAAAGTGCCATCAAAGAATAAAAGTTGTGCATCAGCTGCTGAAGTTGCAGAACATTTCATTCAATTTTATCCG GTATCAACTCCGATGGAAGTTGTGATTCAAAGTCGTACTCACAAGCATCTTTTAGTCATAGCTTTGGGTACTCATTGCAGTGTCGAACAATTATTTATTGTCACGGAGTGTCGAGGTGTTCCTATCAACAGATGTATATCTTATGCTGTGGAcatattaattaaactttattttttaatgaacatgGAGTATGCGGAACAATGTAGCCACATATTGTACTTTTTGCAACATACCGTGTTAGGTTACCAAGATGAAATGCATCTATCGAGAGGAGCCAGTGACTTGTCCCTTTACCTTAGACAAAaacttaatcaattttaa
- the LOC105850775 gene encoding uncharacterized protein LOC105850775 isoform X2, protein MQNTENEYLAKGCNEVSYFESLTKESVAKESVFVAPIVDEYGVSQAALKFLMSLQSSSSISLSTSQFIMDSLNELLNDIINYLLAKTDVVLKTYRCGTESFNALSEEFNTWKNPFKGIDTHYKLLNYLKLKGLYVEPEADSIGDRWDVKRDRSTKQQMQVCVKNKFYLIPIEKTLKLVLKQPETWKILKRDNESANDIAEDWLDGKHVRQLKTYAKHYFPNSIHVFIQIYFDEVETTNPLGSKTGIHKLGAFYFTIKIFPPAVNSALSNIHLLALAHSEDIKRYTTDPVMEVIVQQLKGLHDESFTVFCEGKEINIRCFLTQIVGDNLGLHAILGYMENFSSALFACDLCMVTQDEMQKVFCEYSLTIRTQQSYEQHIEQLKNGTISSKECGIKRPSTLKNLNYYHPACNDSADIMHDLLEGVIPFEVKLFLRHIIYDLKLVNLHGLNCRINTMDYGLVSKSKPSFISESHLKSHNSLLGQRSAQMLILFLHLPCILADVIDKVDNLKWRLYQLLKQLTEIILLPNSVLSHVLYLKDLVSEHHELFKICYPDKRLLYKHHRMVHYGTIIENSGPLLHMMVMRFEAKHNFSKRLAHIICNFKNIAFSLASRHQLSHVLVWMTRCPLKGISDVGNGTIISSSDIRHKSLILPLIGEKMNVFMTEKVVIFGQKYQTKMSVLHSISDEGEPSFVKIEQIYVHQNVIYFIGLKWHVHMYCDLTLSYCCSLDSERICLRASDLADYKPFDTVHCLKPTCIYEHIILRHYLYHCNVLK, encoded by the coding sequence ATGCAAAATACAGAAAACGAATACTTAGCCAAAGGTTGCAATGAGGTTtcatattttgaaagtttaacaaAAGAAAGTGTAGCAAAAGAAAGTGTTTTTGTTGCACCTATTGTAGACGAGTATGGTGTTTCACAGgcagcattaaaatttttgatgtcTTTGCAATCTTCTAGTTCCATTTCTTTAAGCACATCGCAGTTCATAATGGATAGTTTAAATGAGTTGCtaaatgatattattaattatctGCTTGCCAAGACAGACGTTGTGTTAAAAACATACAGATGTGGTACCGAATCATTTAATGCTCTTTCAGAAGAATTTAACACCTGGAAAAATCCTTTTAAGGGCATTGATACTCATTATAAATTGTTGAATTATCTTAAACTAAAAGGTCTCTATGTTGAACCTGAAGCAGATTCAATAGGAGATCGGTGGGATGTTAAGCGAGACAGATCAACAAAGCAACAAATGCAGGTGTGtgtgaaaaataagttttacctTATACCAATTGAGAAAACCTTGaaattggttttaaaacaaCCTGAGacttggaaaattttaaaaagagacAATGAGTCAGCAAATGATATAGCAGAAGATTGGTTAGATGGTAAGCATGTCAGACAGCTAAAAACATATGCCAAACATTATTTTCCTAACAGTATTCATGTATTTATTCAGATTTATTTTGATGAGGTAGAGACAACAAATCCGCTTGGATCTAAAACTGGAATACACAAGTTAGgtgcattttattttacaataaaaatttttccacCAGCTGTAAATTCTGCGTTAAGCAATATTCATTTGTTGGCCTTAGCACATTCGGAAGACATTAAACGGTACACCACTGATCCTGTTATGGAAGTTATTGTTCAACAATTAAAAGGCTTACACGATGagagttttacagttttttgtgAAGGAAAAGAGATAAATATTCGTtgttttttaacacaaattgTTGGTGATAATTTAGGGCTGCATGCAATACTTGGATACATGGAAAATTTTAGCAGTGCTTTATTTGCTTGTGACTTGTGTATGGTGACTCAGGATGAGATGCAAAAAGTATTTTGTGAGTATTCTCTTACAATAAGGACACAACAATCATATGAGCAACATATTGAGCAGCTTAAAAATGGTACTATTTCATCTAAAGAGTGTGGCATCAAGCGGccatcaactttaaaaaatttgaactattACCATCCTGCTTGTAATGACTCAGCCGATATAATGCATGATTTATTGGAAGGTGTAATTCCGTTTGAAGTCAAGTTATTTTTGCGCCACATAATTTATGACTTGAAGCTTGTTAATCTCCACGGGCTTAATTGTCGTATTAATACAATGGACTATGGTCTGGTTAGTAAATCAAAACCTAGTTTTATAAGTGAGTCACATTTAAAAAGTCACAACTCATTGCTTGGACAACGGTCAGCTCAGATgctgattttgtttttacatttaccATGTATTTTAGCTGATGTTATTGACAAAgtagataatttaaaatggCGTTTGTACCAATTGCTAAAGCAGCTgacagaaattattttattgccaAACTCTGTACTGTCGCATGTTTTGTACTTAAAAGATCTTGTATCAGAGCATCatgagttatttaaaatatgttatcctgataaaagacttttatataaacatCACAGAATGGTTCACTATGGTACTATAATAGAGAATAGCGGACCACTTTTACATATGATGGTAATGCGGTTTGAAGCAAAGCATAACTTTTCTAAGCGTCTTGCTCATATCatttgtaactttaaaaatatagcaTTTTCTCTCGCAAGCAGACACCAACTTTCTCATGTTTTAGTTTGGATGACTAGATGTCCATTAAAAGGGATTTCAGATGTTGGAAATGGTACAATTATTTCATCATCAGATATTAGacataagtcattaattttacCTCTTATTGGTGAAAAAATGAATGTGTTTATGACTGAAAAAGTTGTCATTTTTGGTCAAAAGTACCAAACTAAGATGTCTGTACTTCACTCTATTAGTGATGAAGGTGAACCgtcatttgttaaaattgaacaaatatatgttcatcaaaatgtaatttattttattggacTTAAGTGGCATGTCCACATGTATTGTGATCTAACTCTATCGTATTGTTGTTCACTTGATTCAGAGCGTATATGTTTGAGAGCAAGTGACTTAGCAGATTATAAACCTTTTGATACTGTTCATTGTTTAAAACCTACATGTATATACGAGCATATTATTTTACGTCACTATTTGTATCATTGCAatgtattaaaatga